GTTGCAAATACCTTAGATGTAATCATAATGCTGCTAAACCCATTGTTCCAAAAGATTGCCGGTAAGAGTATAATAAACGTGAAAGCTGACATTATCAGACTGATTTTTAAAACTTTTATAATTTCTTCGCCATCCATCATACTCAATATCGCTAATAAATATACATTAATAATAATTGTAAATGTAAAACTTCTTGTAATAGAAACTAACAATATAAGTATAAATGTAAATGTGACTTTCAAGGTTACATTTATCTTAAATTTATTTTTTTTATATCCGCTTTGAGTTCTTATCTTCGAAAGAACTTCCAATATGGACAGAATACTTTTTGTAATAAAAGTATCCTTATCTGATTTAGGAATATAATTTTCATCTTTTAACAACCACTCAGGCATATATATTATTTCTCCTCACTTTTACCAATTATGTCTCCAGTCTTATTTTTCTTTAAACTGCTTATAATCTTAAATAAAATTACTAAAATTACTACTCCTGTAACTGCTGATAAAATATATCCAGCAGTCTCTGGCAGTCCCTTAATTGCATAATCTGGCATAAAGGTATTAAAGCTAAATCCATTTTTCATTCCTTCAGGGATATAACCAAGTGTCTTACCACCAATCGATACATTCTTTATTTCATCAGTTCCCCATTCACCCCATGCTGTTCCGGTTGCAATAAGTCCTATAGGTGTCAAACAAATTAAAGCAACAATTAATCCATAGACAATTTTTGTCTTTCTCTTGGCTCCTTCATATATTGTGCCTGGAGAAACTTTCTTTATAAATGAAAAAATCGCCACTGTAAATATAACTTCGATTACGCCTGCAACTAGTAAATGAGGAACAAGCATGGCTGGAATTGATACAGACAATGGATAGGGACTGTATAATGCTTGTCCGACCGCATTTTTAAATAGGAGAGGCTGAATACCAAATTCTATTCCTGCCATAAAAGCTGCAAAATTGATTCCTATATAAGCTCCTAATATTATTCCAACATATTCACCTTTTTCAGAATTAGTTCTATCCTTGATAAACTTATAGATAAAATAACCAAGAAAAGGCATTATAAATGCCATATTAAAGCAATTAGCTCCAAATGCGAGTATTCCACCATCTCCAAAAAGCAGCGCCTGAATAAGAAGAGCCACAGTAATTGAAATACATGCTGCAAATGGTCCTAAAAGTATAGCCAGCAGCGTCCCTCCTACAGCATGCCCCGTTGTACCTCCTGGCAGCGGTACATTAAACATCATCACAAGAAAAGAAAATGCAGCGCCTATACCAAGTAATGGCATTTTAACCTTAGATATTTCATTTTTTACCTTTTTAACTGATATCGCCCATATTGGAATCATAGCCGCCCCCATCACTGCACAAGTGGATGGACTTAAATAATTATCTGGAATATGCATACTTTAACACCCCTTTTTCACAAAATAATTTTAATTTCTTAATATAAGAATACTACTTAGAGTCAACTCCAAGTCAATATTTTTTTGCATAAATCAATTTATTTTTACGAAAATATATTTTCTCCAATTATTTATGAAAGCATGCCTAATTGGGAAAGTCAAGGCCCCCTGCTTCTGCTCTATTTATTTCACCGCCTTGAATCATTAGATCTTTATATTTTTCTTTGAATATTTTTTTGTAATAACTTAGTTCATCCTGAATTAATTCATCGATTACCCTCATTCCTAAAAGTTCCACTGGTGCCTTATCATCAGTCAGAAGATAATTTCCTTTTACATATGTGTCCATATTATCTGCAATGTTATACATCAATGTCTTTAATTCATTGTTTCTTAACCCTCTAGTATTCTGCTCAAAGGTTTTAGCTGCTTCCATATTCTTCGTTGCAAATAGTTCTCTGTTGGTTGAGCCATCTACATCCACTGTATATACCTCATTAAAAACATTTGCTATGGTGTCTGATAAATGCTGTGTAATATTTCCTTTTTTTTCAGTATGCATATTCATATTTACAACCATGATACCATCTTCTACCAAATGATTTTTAACAATAGTAAAGAATTCTTTGGAAGACATCTGAAAAGGTATGGTTATATCCTGATATGCATCTACCATAATCACATCATATTTTTTATTTTCAGAATTCAAGTATGCTCTTCCATCATAAGTATTTACTTTTATAGTGTTTGGGAGTTTAAAATATTTACTGGCTAAATTGGTTATTTTCTGATCTATTTCTACACCCTCGATGGAAGCATTAGGAAAATATTTTTGACACTGTTTTGCATAAGTGCCTGTTCCCATACCAAGCACTAAAATCTTTGCATTTTTTTTCTTATGAATTCCGGACATAACGGGTGCCGCAAGTGCGTAGTCATAATACATTCCCGTGAAACCATTATCTTTTTTCATAATGGATTGAACTCCAAAAAGTACATTGGTAGAAAGAATTACACTATCATTTGTATCCTTCACCTGCAGATAATTATAAATAGATTCTCCTTCATACAAAAGATCTTTCTCCCAAAATGCAAAACTATCCGAGGAACCAAATACGCTGCAAAAGATGAACAAAATAATACTTATAATACATTGTACTTTCTTTGCTCTTATGTTTATAAAATAAATCATGCCAAGCACCAGAAGAATTCCCGAAAATATTAAGAATGTAACGGATGTTCCAACTGCCGGGATCGTAACAAATGTAGGTAAAAATGTGCCAATAATGCTTCCAATTGTATTAACTGCACCTAACATACCCACTATCTTTCCATTGTCACTCAAACTATTTACCGTATATTTTACTAAAGAAGGTGTAACTGTCCCCAGCAAGAAAAGCGGAAATACAAAAATTATCATACATGTTAAAAAGGTTGCTAAAATCAAAAAGTTATTACTTATTGTTAAAACAAGTGCTGCAGATACAGCTAAAATTATATACTTTCCCAGAAGCGGTATTGCTGCAATCCATATAGCAGCTATAATCATTCGCATATACAGCTTATCTGGATTAGGATTTTTATCTGCACTTTTTCCCCCCCAGATATTGCCCAATGCCATTGCAATCATGATAGTTCCGATAATAATTGTCCACACAATTTGTGAAGAACTAAAATACGGTGCCAAAAGTCTGCTCGCTCCAAGTTCCACTGCCATTACTGACATTCCTGCAAAAAATTCTGTCATATACAAATAAAACTTATTCTTCAATATAGTCCTCGTTTCCATTCATGCCCTCCTCTGATAAGAATTCATATGACAACTTCTCTCTATGTTATCTTATCATTTCAGGTAAGCCCTAAGTCAAGAAGTAATTTATAAAAATTCCATTCTTTATATAATGTTTTTCTCCAATTGTAACATCGAGCATTACCATAGCACCCACACCTACCCATGCGTTTTTCTCAATTACTATAGGAGTCTATATTTCTGTTGACAAATGATGAATCGGAATTCCCTAAATAATCGTTGTAGATGATTCATCCATAATTGCATCTTAATTAATATAAGTAATTACCTCCGAAACGTTATCAAGACTATCAAGAACCCCAAAACACATTGACCAAATAGTTTCGTCAACAGGAGTAATATCTGGTACCATTATGGTAATACAACCAGCAGTTACCGCACTTATAATTCCGTTTCTGCTATCCTCAATAGCTAAGCATTCATTTACAGGCAGCCCAAGACTTGCAGCGGCTGCTTGATACACATCAGGAAATGGTTTGCTCCACATAACCATATCTCCACAACATATAGAATCAAAATACTGTGTCAAATTCGATTTTGAGAGATACCATAAAACCCTGCTTTTTGATGAGGAAGAAGCAATTGCCGCTTTAATCTTATTTACCTTAAGAAAAGTGAGTAACCTATATACCCCCTCCTTAACAGGTATACCATATTTTCCAATACTTTCATCCATTAAACGATAAACTTCCCTATTAAAATATTCAAAATCGAAAGCTTCTCCGAATTCTTTTTTTAATCTATTTTCATAGACTTCGTTTGTTGCACTGCATGAATCAATAAAAATATCATCTTTTAAACACAACCCCATTTTTTCAGCAATAATTTTAGCACACTGCATTTCAAGCACTTCAGTATCGAATAATACACCATCTACATCAAAAATGACCCCTCTAACCATATGTGCCACCACCCTCTATCTTTAAATTTTAACGATAACCCAGCTTTCTCTCCACAGCGTATATAGCCTTCTCAGCTTTAAACAACGTGCTCTCGATATCCTGGTCACTATGTGCTGTAGAAACAAAGATATTCTCATAATTGTCGGGATGGAACAGCACGCCTCTAAAAAGCATTTCTTCCCACCATAAAGTGAAAATATCTTTATTGGCATACTTTTCAGCATCTCGATAATTAAATATAGTTGCTTCAGAGAACCATACCTGGAAAACCGGGCCAAGTCCTACTACCCGTGCTGATATCTTTGACGAGATCCGCTTCCTTCTTTTACAAATAAGGGATAAGGTCTCCATCCTGATTTTACCATCCGGGCTGTACTGTTCACCCCTGCAGGTAAAAATTGGAGGGCCTTTCGATATAAAAATTCACTGGTGGGAAAACGTTTTTTATATTCTTCAATGTTTCTAAGTTCCTTGATGTTCAAATCTGAGACCTCCTCTTTATATTATTGTTTCTTATCATCTTAAGCCTTAGAGTAATATCGAAGTCAAGTCCAAATTCTATTTTTTTATAAATAACTTGACTTAGAGTTAACTCCAGGATATAGAATACATATGATAACCCCTATAACAAAAAACGGAAGGTGACCAAAATGTATACAATAACAGAAGCAGCTAAAAGATGCGGATTAACTGCCCATACATTGCGTTTTTACGATAAGGAAGGACTTTTACCCTTTGTGGACCGTACTCCATCTGGCATCAGGACCTTCAAGGAAAGCGATTTTGAGTGGTTAAATACCATTAGTTGCTTAAAAGACACCGGTATGCCTATCAAGAGGATCAGAGAGTTTATTGACTTATGCATGCATGGAAATACAACACTGGAACAACGTCTGAAGTTCCTTAGAAATCATAAGCTAGTTGTAGAGAAGCAGATGAATGAACTGAAAATGCACATGAAAACAATAAACCACAAAATACAATATTATGAGACTGTGGTAGAGGCCGGAATAAAGGAAATCCATAATAAATAAAGTTCTATTCCTAATAATTATCCCCTGACATAGCCGGGGGATAATTATTCATACAGATATTATAATAATTTACTATATTCTATTCATTTTATAGAAAAGCACCTTATTTATCGAATAAAATTTGTGAATATGGTTTGTTCTCTTTCCGGTAAAGCAATACCTGCTTTTATTCCGGCTTCTTTGCACTTTAAAAAGAATGCCATATTTCTACCTAATGTACGCATGATCTGCAGCCCTTCCAAATCCTTTTCTACATCTTCTGGAGTATGACCGTGTACCATATTCCAGTATTGTGAAGAAATAATTGGCATCTCCATTAATGTAAAGTATTTATTTAACTGATCGAAAGTTGCCGTAGTTCCTGCTCTTCTGGCTGATACCACAGCCGCTGCAGGTTTCAAATAAAAAGATTGTTTACCCGAACATAAATCTGCATAAAATACACGATCCATAAAAGAAGTAATTGCCCCGCTGGCAGCTGCATAGTGTACCGGAGAACCAAATATATATCCATGAAAATTTCCTGCTATTTCAAGAAATTCATTTACTTTATCATCAAATACACACTGACCTATTTTGACACAGCCTTTGCAGGCAATACATCCCACCAATGGCTTTGTTCCAATTTGAAATATTTCTGTGTCTATCCCTTCATGATTTAAAGTTCCTGCCACTTCATTTAACGCTGTATAGGTACATCCTTTTTCATGTGGGCTTCCATTTACTAATAATACTTTCATAGCTTGCTCCTTTCATCTATTTCCTTGTATATGTCCTTAAACTGTCTTTTCCTCTGCTGAAAGTACTTCATTCATACTTCCTGTTCTATATCCCAGGATATCTAAAGTAACATAAGTAAACCCGATCTCTTTGAATTTTTTCCCTATCTTATCCATTACTTCAATATCAAAAAATTTGACTCTCTCTTCAGGAGAAACTTCAATTCTAGCTATTTCTCCATGATGTCTTACCCTTACTTGTCTTATGCCCATATCAAGTAAGAACTGTTCTGCTTCATCTACCATCTTAAGCTTTGGAATAGTAATTTTCTTTCCATAAGGAAATCTGGAAGATAAGCATGCAAAGGAAGGTTTATTCCAGGTTGGAAGTCCCAGCTCTTTTGAAAGTTCTCTTATATCTGCCTTGGTAAGATTCGCTTCCTTAAGTGGACTTATTACTTCTAATTCCTTTGCTGCTTGCATTCCCGGTCTATAATCACCAGTATCATCAAAATTTGAACCATCAAAAACACATTCAACGCCATTTTCTTTAGCTACTTCTTTTATCTTTGTAAAAAGTTCTTTTTTGCAATAGTAACATCTATTTTTAGGATTACTAGCAAACCCTTCAATATCTAACTCTTCTGAAGATATAATTAAATGTTTTACACTCATATCCTCAGCATACTTAATTGCTTCTTTTAGTTCTCTTTCGGGATAAGTCGATGAAGTAGCTGTAACTGCTATTAATTTATCACCCAATACCTCATGTGCAACTCTGACTAAGAAGGTACTATCCACTCCACCTGAAAAAGCAACTGCTGCACTACCTCGCTTTTTAATATTACCCTTTAATAATTTAAACTTCTCTTGTAATAACATATTTGTTGGCCTCCTAAATTTAATTTTTCTCCAATTATTTTAATTAAGCACCTTAAAAATTTAATTTCTATTTTTCCTAAAATTTGATATTCCACTCTTTCGTGTACTTT
This genomic interval from Clostridium kluyveri contains the following:
- the cbiM gene encoding cobalt transporter CbiM; translation: MHIPDNYLSPSTCAVMGAAMIPIWAISVKKVKNEISKVKMPLLGIGAAFSFLVMMFNVPLPGGTTGHAVGGTLLAILLGPFAACISITVALLIQALLFGDGGILAFGANCFNMAFIMPFLGYFIYKFIKDRTNSEKGEYVGIILGAYIGINFAAFMAGIEFGIQPLLFKNAVGQALYSPYPLSVSIPAMLVPHLLVAGVIEVIFTVAIFSFIKKVSPGTIYEGAKRKTKIVYGLIVALICLTPIGLIATGTAWGEWGTDEIKNVSIGGKTLGYIPEGMKNGFSFNTFMPDYAIKGLPETAGYILSAVTGVVILVILFKIISSLKKNKTGDIIGKSEEK
- a CDS encoding spermidine synthase, yielding METRTILKNKFYLYMTEFFAGMSVMAVELGASRLLAPYFSSSQIVWTIIIGTIMIAMALGNIWGGKSADKNPNPDKLYMRMIIAAIWIAAIPLLGKYIILAVSAALVLTISNNFLILATFLTCMIIFVFPLFLLGTVTPSLVKYTVNSLSDNGKIVGMLGAVNTIGSIIGTFLPTFVTIPAVGTSVTFLIFSGILLVLGMIYFINIRAKKVQCIISIILFIFCSVFGSSDSFAFWEKDLLYEGESIYNYLQVKDTNDSVILSTNVLFGVQSIMKKDNGFTGMYYDYALAAPVMSGIHKKKNAKILVLGMGTGTYAKQCQKYFPNASIEGVEIDQKITNLASKYFKLPNTIKVNTYDGRAYLNSENKKYDVIMVDAYQDITIPFQMSSKEFFTIVKNHLVEDGIMVVNMNMHTEKKGNITQHLSDTIANVFNEVYTVDVDGSTNRELFATKNMEAAKTFEQNTRGLRNNELKTLMYNIADNMDTYVKGNYLLTDDKAPVELLGMRVIDELIQDELSYYKKIFKEKYKDLMIQGGEINRAEAGGLDFPN
- a CDS encoding HAD family hydrolase; translation: MVRGVIFDVDGVLFDTEVLEMQCAKIIAEKMGLCLKDDIFIDSCSATNEVYENRLKKEFGEAFDFEYFNREVYRLMDESIGKYGIPVKEGVYRLLTFLKVNKIKAAIASSSSKSRVLWYLSKSNLTQYFDSICCGDMVMWSKPFPDVYQAAAASLGLPVNECLAIEDSRNGIISAVTAGCITIMVPDITPVDETIWSMCFGVLDSLDNVSEVITYIN
- a CDS encoding MerR family transcriptional regulator; protein product: MYTITEAAKRCGLTAHTLRFYDKEGLLPFVDRTPSGIRTFKESDFEWLNTISCLKDTGMPIKRIREFIDLCMHGNTTLEQRLKFLRNHKLVVEKQMNELKMHMKTINHKIQYYETVVEAGIKEIHNK
- a CDS encoding flavodoxin family protein, which encodes MKVLLVNGSPHEKGCTYTALNEVAGTLNHEGIDTEIFQIGTKPLVGCIACKGCVKIGQCVFDDKVNEFLEIAGNFHGYIFGSPVHYAAASGAITSFMDRVFYADLCSGKQSFYLKPAAAVVSARRAGTTATFDQLNKYFTLMEMPIISSQYWNMVHGHTPEDVEKDLEGLQIMRTLGRNMAFFLKCKEAGIKAGIALPEREQTIFTNFIR
- the larE gene encoding ATP-dependent sacrificial sulfur transferase LarE is translated as MLLQEKFKLLKGNIKKRGSAAVAFSGGVDSTFLVRVAHEVLGDKLIAVTATSSTYPERELKEAIKYAEDMSVKHLIISSEELDIEGFASNPKNRCYYCKKELFTKIKEVAKENGVECVFDGSNFDDTGDYRPGMQAAKELEVISPLKEANLTKADIRELSKELGLPTWNKPSFACLSSRFPYGKKITIPKLKMVDEAEQFLLDMGIRQVRVRHHGEIARIEVSPEERVKFFDIEVMDKIGKKFKEIGFTYVTLDILGYRTGSMNEVLSAEEKTV